A region of Terriglobia bacterium DNA encodes the following proteins:
- a CDS encoding DUF169 domain-containing protein, protein MATETPEASAYAATLKKLDDAIGRYVRPDTFPLALRMLKAGEEIPPDVKVPSRDLGEQWIVCQSIGIARRYGWGIAVGRKDVICPLAAVAFGFRKPNDEYLRGSAALGMYCKDEPAAASLEASTWKFEPGTYEHVCVAPLNRAKFKPHVVALYGNSAQVLRLVHATLYQRGGRVVSTSGGRLDCSEIVIQTMSTNEPKVILPCSGDRIFGMAQDTEMVFALPWGWAEEIIQGLEGTHKGGIRYPITVAMRETARMPPTYQELMKKLEERDAKE, encoded by the coding sequence ATGGCCACCGAAACTCCTGAGGCTTCCGCTTATGCAGCGACCCTGAAGAAACTCGATGACGCCATTGGGCGCTATGTGCGTCCGGATACATTTCCGCTGGCGCTCCGCATGTTGAAGGCCGGCGAAGAGATCCCACCCGATGTGAAAGTGCCCAGCCGCGACCTGGGCGAGCAGTGGATCGTGTGCCAGTCCATTGGCATCGCGCGGCGTTACGGCTGGGGCATTGCGGTGGGCAGGAAAGACGTGATCTGCCCGCTAGCGGCGGTCGCTTTCGGCTTCCGCAAGCCGAATGACGAATACTTGCGGGGCTCCGCGGCACTCGGCATGTACTGCAAGGACGAACCGGCGGCGGCGAGCCTGGAAGCCAGCACCTGGAAGTTCGAGCCCGGCACCTACGAGCACGTGTGCGTGGCGCCGCTCAATCGGGCGAAGTTCAAGCCGCACGTCGTCGCGCTGTACGGCAACAGCGCGCAGGTGCTGCGGCTAGTGCACGCGACGTTGTACCAGCGCGGCGGGCGCGTGGTGAGCACCTCGGGCGGGCGACTGGACTGCTCCGAGATTGTCATCCAGACGATGAGCACCAACGAGCCCAAGGTGATCCTGCCCTGCAGCGGCGACCGCATTTTCGGCATGGCCCAGGACACGGAGATGGTGTTCGCCCTTCCCTGGGGCTGGGCGGAGGAGATCATCCAGGGACTGGAAGGCACGCATAAGGGCGGCATTCGCTATCCGATCACCGTGGCGATGCGCGAGACCGCCCGCATGCCGCCGACGTACCAGGAATTGATGAAAAAGCTCGAGGAGCGCGACGCGAAAGAGTAG
- the trmD gene encoding tRNA (guanosine(37)-N1)-methyltransferase TrmD, with protein sequence MKFEIITIFPDFFRGPLDYGIVRRARQSGLVEITVHDLRAFTKDKHRTVDDRPFGGGEGMVLKPEPIFDCLEFLRVTPRAERIRSRELGVRSPRARESVVLLSPQGELFNQRVAAELAQLERVFLICGRYEGVDERVSEYLADREVSVGDFVLSGGELPAAIIADAVTRLLPGALGNEASARTESFGAGEVSVRLPVDGEGKRIPDSTISAGGLLDYPHYTRPADFRGLAVPEPLVSGDHEAIRRWRRKRALEKTLRNRPELLQRVVLSDEDREIVDELRKVPGLKPVA encoded by the coding sequence ATGAAATTCGAAATCATCACCATCTTTCCGGATTTTTTTCGCGGGCCGCTGGATTACGGGATCGTGCGGCGGGCGCGGCAGTCCGGGCTGGTGGAGATCACGGTCCACGACCTGAGGGCATTCACCAAGGACAAGCATCGCACCGTAGATGATCGTCCGTTCGGCGGCGGCGAAGGCATGGTGCTGAAGCCGGAGCCGATTTTCGATTGCCTGGAGTTTTTGCGGGTCACGCCGCGGGCAGAGCGGATCAGGAGCCGGGAACTGGGAGTCAGGAGTCCGCGCGCCAGAGAATCGGTTGTCCTGTTGTCGCCGCAGGGAGAGCTGTTCAACCAGCGGGTAGCGGCCGAATTGGCGCAGTTGGAGCGGGTGTTCCTGATCTGCGGGCGCTACGAGGGAGTGGATGAGCGGGTAAGCGAGTACCTGGCGGATCGCGAGGTTTCGGTTGGAGATTTTGTCTTGAGCGGCGGGGAGTTGCCGGCGGCGATTATCGCTGATGCGGTAACGCGGCTGCTGCCGGGCGCGCTGGGGAATGAGGCGTCGGCGCGAACGGAGTCGTTCGGCGCCGGCGAAGTGAGCGTCCGACTGCCGGTGGATGGCGAGGGCAAGCGGATTCCCGATTCCACGATCAGCGCCGGCGGGTTGCTGGATTATCCGCATTACACCCGTCCGGCGGACTTTCGCGGCCTGGCGGTGCCGGAACCGCTGGTCTCTGGCGATCACGAGGCAATCCGGCGCTGGCGCCGCAAAAGGGCGCTGGAGAAAACGTTGCGCAACCGGCCGGAGTTGCTGCAACGGGTTGTTCTCAGCGATGAGGACCGGGAAATCGTGGATGAACTCCGCAAAGTGCCAGGCCTGAAGCCTGTAGCCTAG
- a CDS encoding ribonuclease HII yields the protein MRLLKRLKCTLRFEKQAWAAGARLVAGVDEVGRGAFFGPVVAGAVILDPNYRIRGLRDSKLLPPQRREMLAERIKQHCIAWAVAAVDAARIDQLNIYHASLLAMVEAVAQLKPPPDHLLLDAVRVQYECAQTKIIHGDALSASIAAASIVAKVYRDELVRRWAPVFPAYDLASNKGYRSPKHIAGLRKYGPSPLHRQSFAPVWMAQHPQQVLEFMLTEKEEDN from the coding sequence ATGCGCCTGCTGAAGCGGCTGAAGTGTACCCTGAGATTTGAAAAGCAGGCGTGGGCCGCCGGCGCCCGTCTGGTGGCCGGCGTGGACGAGGTCGGCCGCGGGGCGTTCTTCGGGCCGGTGGTGGCCGGTGCCGTCATCCTGGATCCCAATTACCGCATTCGCGGACTGCGCGATTCCAAGCTGCTGCCGCCGCAGCGGCGTGAAATGCTGGCGGAGCGCATCAAGCAGCACTGCATTGCCTGGGCGGTGGCGGCGGTGGACGCGGCGCGCATCGACCAGCTCAACATCTACCACGCCTCCCTGCTGGCGATGGTGGAGGCGGTGGCGCAACTCAAGCCGCCGCCCGATCACTTGCTGCTGGATGCGGTGCGGGTGCAGTACGAGTGCGCGCAGACCAAGATCATTCATGGAGACGCGCTGTCGGCGTCGATCGCGGCGGCCTCGATCGTCGCCAAGGTCTATCGCGACGAACTGGTACGCCGCTGGGCGCCGGTGTTTCCCGCCTACGATCTCGCTTCCAACAAGGGCTACCGTAGCCCCAAGCACATTGCCGGCCTGCGCAAGTACGGACCGTCGCCGCTGCATCGCCAGTCGTTTGCGCCGGTGTGGATGGCGCAGCATCCGCAGCAGGTGCTGGAGTTCATGCTGACGGAAAAGGAAGAAGACAATTAA
- the rimM gene encoding ribosome maturation factor RimM (Essential for efficient processing of 16S rRNA), whose protein sequence is MDDAFITIARVVKPQGRHGEVAADILTDFPERFAERRRVFALDESGERRGLRVEDFWPHKQRVVLKFEGVETIGDAETLVGCEIQIPRQQRAALEEGAEYLEDLAGCEVRAGGQLIGTVADVQFGAGEAPLLVVRSAKREFLIPLAAAYLRCMDTAAKRIEMELPEGMLELDAPLSKDEKDLQGKKGE, encoded by the coding sequence ATAGACGACGCTTTCATCACCATCGCCCGGGTGGTTAAGCCGCAAGGCCGGCACGGTGAAGTGGCGGCCGACATCCTCACCGATTTTCCCGAACGGTTCGCCGAACGCAGGCGAGTGTTTGCCCTCGACGAGAGCGGCGAGCGCCGGGGACTGCGCGTCGAGGACTTCTGGCCGCACAAGCAGCGGGTGGTGCTGAAATTCGAGGGCGTGGAGACGATCGGCGACGCGGAAACGCTGGTCGGGTGCGAGATCCAGATTCCGCGCCAGCAGCGGGCGGCGCTGGAAGAGGGTGCGGAGTACCTCGAGGATTTGGCTGGATGTGAGGTGCGCGCCGGCGGGCAGCTGATCGGCACGGTGGCCGACGTTCAGTTTGGAGCCGGAGAGGCGCCGTTGCTGGTGGTGCGTTCCGCAAAACGGGAGTTCTTGATTCCCCTGGCTGCGGCATACTTGCGGTGCATGGATACGGCGGCGAAGCGGATTGAGATGGAGCTGCCGGAGGGGATGCTGGAGCTGGACGCGCCGCTGTCAAAGGACGAGAAGGATTTGCAGGGGAAGAAAGGCGAGTAG
- a CDS encoding KH domain-containing protein — MSSEPSALRTQPPEIDVCGLIEQIAKSLVDEPDQVSVEAVEEGGATVLELEVAPGDLGRVIGKQGRTARAFRAILGAVGVKANHRFELEILE, encoded by the coding sequence ATGTCAAGCGAGCCTTCCGCATTGCGCACACAGCCTCCCGAGATTGACGTTTGCGGGCTGATCGAGCAAATTGCCAAATCGCTAGTGGACGAGCCGGACCAGGTGTCGGTGGAGGCGGTCGAGGAAGGCGGCGCCACCGTGCTGGAGTTGGAGGTTGCGCCCGGCGACCTGGGCCGCGTGATCGGCAAGCAGGGACGGACGGCACGCGCGTTCCGCGCAATCCTGGGCGCGGTCGGCGTGAAAGCAAATCACCGCTTCGAACTGGAGATCCTGGAATAG
- a CDS encoding PIG-L family deacetylase: MLRLLCVTAHPDDEAGGFGGSLLLYRERGVETYVVCLTPGQAATHRGNTRSEEELAEQRKREFAASCRILKVTRGEVLDYPDAALDRTDFYRVVEDLVLRVRTIRPQVIMTFGPEGAVTAHPDHSMVASFTTMAFHWAGRANRYVEQLNNGLRPHRAHKLYYSTALFTLADRQPVALPPATTTIDIGDYLETKISAFKAHKSQTPLFSLFENNVRKRGHEEQFHLVARSVPSVINPETDLFEGVEEEF, encoded by the coding sequence ATGTTGCGACTGCTGTGTGTGACGGCGCATCCCGATGACGAGGCCGGAGGGTTCGGCGGCTCGCTGCTGCTCTACCGGGAACGCGGCGTCGAGACCTACGTTGTGTGCTTGACGCCGGGACAGGCGGCAACGCACCGTGGCAATACGCGGTCGGAAGAAGAGCTGGCCGAACAAAGAAAGCGGGAGTTCGCGGCGTCGTGCCGGATCCTGAAGGTCACGCGCGGCGAGGTGCTCGACTACCCGGACGCTGCACTGGACCGCACAGATTTTTACCGCGTCGTCGAAGACCTGGTTTTACGCGTGCGCACCATACGGCCGCAGGTGATCATGACGTTCGGACCGGAAGGCGCGGTCACGGCGCATCCGGACCACTCGATGGTGGCATCGTTCACCACCATGGCGTTTCACTGGGCGGGGCGCGCCAACCGTTACGTCGAGCAGTTGAACAACGGCCTGAGGCCGCACCGCGCGCACAAGCTGTACTATTCCACGGCCTTGTTTACGTTGGCGGATCGTCAACCGGTGGCGCTGCCTCCGGCAACCACCACGATTGACATCGGCGATTACCTGGAAACCAAGATCTCCGCCTTCAAGGCGCACAAAAGCCAGACGCCGCTGTTCTCGTTGTTTGAAAACAACGTGCGCAAGCGCGGACACGAGGAGCAGTTTCACTTGGTGGCGCGCTCCGTGCCCAGCGTCATCAACCCGGAAACGGATTTGTTCGAGGGAGTGGAAGAGGAGTTCTGA
- a CDS encoding AhpC/TSA family protein produces MKWRGLEEAKSGLGHASLKAALDERRALMEKYVPAETQALNRRAVEEIRGLGIAEWILPVGAAAPEFELPDQDGKQVSSSALLAKGPLVIVFVRGRWCPFCVATVEAWNEALPQVREAGGSLVGISPQTIHQSYLMHEQHKPGFPLLSDTGNAVARKFGLVYRVPPYQQEIHARTFVNLPFINGDSSWELPLPAAYVVGADGTVQCASADADYTMRVEPLEVLKCLSG; encoded by the coding sequence ATGAAATGGCGAGGGCTGGAGGAGGCGAAATCGGGACTTGGACATGCAAGCCTGAAAGCCGCGCTGGATGAACGCCGCGCGCTGATGGAAAAGTACGTGCCCGCCGAAACGCAGGCGCTGAACCGGCGTGCGGTGGAGGAGATTCGCGGGTTGGGAATTGCGGAGTGGATTCTGCCGGTTGGGGCGGCAGCGCCGGAGTTCGAGTTGCCTGACCAGGACGGAAAGCAAGTTTCGTCTTCAGCTTTGCTGGCGAAGGGGCCGCTGGTGATCGTGTTCGTGCGCGGGCGCTGGTGCCCGTTTTGCGTGGCGACGGTGGAGGCGTGGAACGAGGCTCTGCCGCAGGTGCGGGAGGCTGGAGGGTCGCTGGTCGGAATTTCGCCGCAAACGATACACCAGTCTTACCTGATGCACGAGCAGCACAAGCCGGGGTTCCCGCTGCTGAGCGACACCGGCAATGCGGTGGCGCGGAAGTTTGGGCTGGTGTATCGGGTACCGCCTTATCAGCAGGAGATTCATGCGCGCACCTTTGTAAACCTGCCGTTTATCAATGGCGATTCGAGTTGGGAACTGCCGCTGCCGGCGGCGTATGTGGTCGGAGCCGATGGTACGGTCCAGTGCGCCAGCGCCGATGCGGACTATACGATGAGGGTGGAGCCTCTCGAAGTGCTGAAGTGCCTCAGCGGCTGA
- a CDS encoding amidohydrolase → MPNSKTAPKAAKPKAENGWIRKSELDAWLDRYLPVPTQVISNEEYTPIPQTPEQRRLEREIVAGAERQARRLGMDRRKFLKTSCGMALAFAAMNTVFGRMFTVDAEELFEPAAVDAKKLKTFIFDIQTHHVAMPEQAPKADQVFLGAVVGMRNNATKMNPALKDRKATIEDAYIENYIKEVFLDSETDVVALSALPGSSEETDVLTPGVIFKSKSWINQLTSSPRVISHGYFSPDLGQENLDLMDAQLSKLKINAWKGYTGVARAKGKQGWRLDDEKGTYPALERAQKQGVKNICIHKGLPFPGDPQWWSPMDVTKAAKDFPKLNFLIYHSGFRGPQAGLEAAKDGFRKTTYIPWTSDICAWKKKNPDVKNIYMEMGSTFALMVSTSPLLAAYVMGMIIAAFGAEHVLWGTDSIWWGSPQWQIEAFRRLEMPGDLQKRFGYKPLTAEVKRGIFGLNAARVYGIDPSEKINPMPADYLQRLRKMYKASGMAEPSHTQYGWVRA, encoded by the coding sequence ATGCCGAATTCGAAAACCGCGCCCAAGGCTGCCAAGCCGAAGGCAGAGAACGGCTGGATACGGAAGTCGGAACTGGATGCGTGGCTGGACCGCTATCTGCCTGTGCCCACCCAGGTAATCTCCAACGAAGAGTACACGCCGATTCCGCAGACGCCGGAGCAGCGGCGGCTGGAGCGGGAGATCGTGGCCGGCGCGGAGCGGCAGGCGCGGCGGCTCGGCATGGACCGGCGCAAATTCCTGAAGACCTCGTGCGGCATGGCGCTGGCGTTCGCCGCGATGAACACGGTGTTCGGCAGGATGTTCACGGTCGATGCCGAGGAATTGTTTGAGCCGGCGGCCGTGGACGCGAAAAAGCTCAAGACCTTCATCTTCGATATTCAGACGCACCACGTGGCCATGCCAGAGCAGGCGCCGAAGGCCGACCAGGTTTTTCTCGGCGCGGTGGTGGGAATGCGTAACAACGCCACCAAAATGAACCCGGCGCTGAAGGACCGCAAGGCGACGATTGAGGACGCGTACATCGAGAACTACATCAAGGAGGTGTTTCTCGACAGCGAAACCGACGTGGTGGCGCTGAGCGCGCTGCCGGGGTCGTCGGAAGAAACGGACGTGCTGACGCCGGGGGTGATCTTCAAGAGCAAGAGTTGGATCAACCAGTTGACCAGCTCGCCGCGGGTGATCAGCCACGGATATTTTTCGCCCGACCTGGGGCAGGAAAACCTGGACCTGATGGACGCGCAGTTGTCGAAGCTGAAGATCAACGCATGGAAGGGCTACACCGGGGTGGCGCGCGCCAAGGGCAAACAGGGCTGGCGGCTAGATGACGAGAAGGGCACGTACCCGGCGCTGGAGCGGGCTCAGAAGCAGGGCGTGAAGAACATCTGCATCCACAAGGGGCTGCCGTTTCCGGGTGATCCACAGTGGTGGAGCCCGATGGACGTAACCAAAGCGGCGAAAGATTTTCCCAAGCTGAATTTCTTGATTTATCACTCCGGCTTCAGGGGGCCGCAGGCGGGGCTGGAGGCGGCGAAGGATGGGTTCCGCAAGACAACGTACATTCCGTGGACCTCGGACATCTGCGCGTGGAAGAAGAAAAATCCCGACGTGAAGAACATTTACATGGAGATGGGGAGCACGTTCGCGCTGATGGTATCCACCAGCCCGCTGCTGGCGGCGTACGTGATGGGGATGATCATTGCGGCCTTCGGCGCCGAACACGTGCTGTGGGGGACGGATTCGATCTGGTGGGGATCGCCGCAGTGGCAGATCGAGGCCTTCCGCCGGTTGGAGATGCCGGGGGACTTGCAGAAACGGTTTGGCTACAAGCCGCTGACGGCGGAGGTCAAGCGTGGCATCTTTGGATTGAACGCGGCGCGAGTCTACGGGATTGATCCGAGCGAAAAGATCAACCCGATGCCGGCAGATTACTTGCAGCGGCTGAGGAAGATGTACAAAGCATCGGGCATGGCGGAGCCAAGCCATACGCAGTATGGGTGGGTCAGGGCGTGA
- the rplS gene encoding 50S ribosomal protein L19, producing MQKLLAKRQRTDLPPFHAGDTVRVHVKIKEGDKERLQAFEGVVIARSRGPQASFTVRKMSFGHGVERIFPLNSKVIDKIDVLRSARVRRAKLYYLRARRGKAARLREAE from the coding sequence CTGCAGAAGCTGCTGGCGAAAAGGCAGCGCACCGACCTGCCGCCATTCCATGCCGGCGACACCGTGCGTGTGCATGTGAAGATCAAGGAAGGCGACAAGGAACGCTTGCAGGCGTTCGAGGGCGTAGTCATTGCCCGCAGCCGCGGCCCCCAGGCAAGCTTTACCGTCCGCAAAATGAGCTTCGGGCATGGGGTGGAGCGCATCTTCCCGCTAAATTCCAAAGTCATCGACAAGATCGACGTGCTGCGCTCGGCCCGCGTCCGCCGCGCCAAGCTGTACTATCTGCGCGCCCGCCGCGGCAAGGCCGCCCGCCTGCGCGAAGCGGAATAA
- the ffh gene encoding signal recognition particle protein: protein MFENLTDKLQRAFKNLRGQGKLTEENIAEALREIRLALLEADVNFKVVKELIEHIQAKAVGQEVMTALSPAEQVIKIVRDELVELLGRDTAKVKFASQPPSVVLMAGLQGSGKTTTSGKLAHWLKKGGHRPLLVSVDVYRPAAREQLKIVAKQVSANLYEGQVEEANTATVERLAREARREAVVTGSDVLIVDTAGRLHIDEQLMDEMQSLKKLLNPQEILFVADAMTGQDAVKSADEFHKKLTLTGVVLTKMDGDARGGAALSIRSVTGQPIKFIGIGEKYDALEPFHPDRIVGRILGMGDILSLIEKAEQTLDRKKAEEFTTKALMGDGFSLEDFRDQLRQVKKMGSIQSIMKMLPSVGPFAGMQKAVDHVDEGQITRVEAIINSMTPHEREHHDVINGSRRKRIARGSGTTVQEVNRLLRQYAQMRKMFKGMGKASFGRKLAGMKFPGM, encoded by the coding sequence ATGTTTGAGAATCTCACGGACAAACTACAACGGGCGTTCAAGAACCTGCGCGGGCAGGGAAAGCTCACCGAAGAAAACATCGCGGAGGCGCTGCGCGAGATCCGGCTGGCGCTGCTGGAAGCCGACGTCAATTTCAAGGTCGTCAAGGAGCTGATCGAGCACATCCAGGCGAAGGCGGTGGGTCAGGAAGTCATGACCGCGCTGTCGCCGGCCGAGCAGGTGATCAAAATCGTGCGCGACGAACTGGTCGAGCTGCTGGGGCGCGACACGGCGAAGGTGAAATTCGCCTCGCAGCCGCCCAGCGTGGTGCTGATGGCCGGTCTGCAAGGGTCGGGCAAGACGACCACGTCAGGCAAGCTGGCGCACTGGCTGAAGAAGGGCGGGCACCGGCCCCTGCTGGTCTCGGTGGACGTGTATCGTCCGGCGGCGCGCGAGCAGTTGAAGATCGTGGCCAAGCAGGTAAGCGCGAACCTTTACGAAGGGCAGGTCGAGGAAGCAAACACCGCGACGGTGGAGCGGTTGGCCCGGGAAGCGCGGCGCGAGGCGGTGGTTACCGGCAGCGATGTGCTGATCGTGGACACCGCGGGCCGCTTGCACATTGACGAGCAGCTTATGGACGAGATGCAGTCGCTGAAAAAGCTGCTCAACCCGCAGGAGATTTTGTTCGTCGCCGACGCCATGACCGGGCAGGACGCGGTGAAATCGGCGGATGAGTTCCACAAGAAGCTGACACTCACCGGCGTGGTGCTCACCAAGATGGATGGCGACGCGCGAGGCGGCGCGGCGCTGTCGATCAGGAGCGTGACCGGGCAGCCGATCAAGTTCATCGGCATCGGCGAAAAGTACGACGCGCTGGAACCGTTTCACCCCGATCGTATTGTCGGACGGATTCTCGGCATGGGCGACATCCTGTCGCTGATCGAAAAAGCCGAGCAGACGCTGGACCGCAAGAAGGCCGAGGAGTTTACCACCAAGGCGCTGATGGGCGACGGGTTTTCACTGGAAGACTTCCGTGACCAGTTGCGCCAGGTGAAGAAAATGGGGTCGATCCAGAGCATCATGAAGATGCTGCCCAGTGTGGGCCCGTTCGCTGGTATGCAGAAAGCGGTGGACCACGTGGACGAGGGGCAGATCACGCGAGTGGAGGCGATCATCAATTCCATGACGCCGCACGAACGCGAGCACCACGACGTGATCAATGGCAGCCGGAGAAAACGCATTGCGCGCGGCAGCGGAACCACGGTGCAGGAAGTCAACCGGTTGTTGCGGCAGTACGCGCAGATGCGCAAGATGTTCAAGGGCATGGGAAAGGCGAGCTTCGGAAGGAAGTTGGCGGGAATGAAGTTCCCGGGAATGTAA
- the rpsP gene encoding 30S ribosomal protein S16, translating to MIRLARVGARKQPHYRVVVIEKERARNGRSVEVVGTYNPRTTPMSVNLKRDRIDYWVSKGARMSETVARLVSKYTPASAEPAA from the coding sequence ATGATCCGACTGGCGCGCGTAGGCGCGCGTAAACAACCGCACTACCGGGTGGTGGTGATCGAAAAGGAGCGGGCGCGCAATGGGCGCTCGGTGGAAGTGGTGGGCACGTACAATCCGCGCACCACGCCGATGAGCGTGAATTTGAAGCGCGACCGCATTGATTATTGGGTGAGCAAGGGCGCCAGGATGTCGGAAACGGTGGCTCGGCTGGTGTCGAAGTACACGCCGGCGAGCGCGGAACCGGCGGCGTAA